A stretch of Pseudolysobacter antarcticus DNA encodes these proteins:
- a CDS encoding DinB family protein, giving the protein MSVRTVRMLVRYKAWANELIFSMVSDLPYEEAVRQRRTRFGNMVHTLNHVYVIDSVFQAHLQAREHGYISRNTPDHPPLADLWRAVQALDQWYIEFVDRLSNDDLDQPIQFEFIGGGNGVMTRSEMIMHVVNHGTYHRGFVGDMMYQAGVTPAATDLPVFLRDVPQSF; this is encoded by the coding sequence TTGTCTGTCAGAACCGTTCGGATGTTGGTCCGCTACAAAGCCTGGGCAAATGAACTGATCTTCTCGATGGTGAGTGATCTTCCTTACGAAGAGGCCGTGCGACAGCGTCGGACTCGCTTCGGCAACATGGTTCACACGCTCAACCATGTCTACGTCATAGACTCCGTCTTTCAAGCCCATCTGCAAGCTCGCGAGCACGGCTACATATCGCGCAACACGCCAGATCATCCTCCGCTCGCGGACCTCTGGCGCGCTGTCCAGGCATTGGACCAGTGGTATATCGAGTTTGTCGACAGGCTGTCTAATGACGATCTCGACCAGCCAATTCAATTCGAATTTATCGGCGGTGGCAACGGTGTCATGACACGCAGTGAGATGATTATGCATGTCGTCAACCATGGCACCTACCACCGCGGGTTTGTCGGAGACATGATGTACCAGGCGGGGGTAACGCCAGCGGCAACCGATTTGCCTGTATTCCTGCGCGACGTTCCCCAGAGCTTCTAG
- a CDS encoding VOC family protein: MFSHITVGCSDLERASAFYDSVLIPIGLQRRAVTPDGGPAASCWVSTIAPLPRFYVYLPFDRKPATVGNGSMLAFTAPSLDAVNRAYAAGLLAGGTDEGIPGTRPQYGIGYYGAYLRDPDGNKVHIAFRGDLQPSS; the protein is encoded by the coding sequence ATGTTCAGTCACATCACCGTCGGATGCAGCGATCTTGAGAGGGCGTCCGCCTTCTATGATTCCGTGCTCATCCCTATTGGCCTTCAAAGGCGTGCCGTCACTCCTGACGGCGGTCCCGCAGCCTCGTGCTGGGTCTCTACAATTGCGCCACTTCCGCGGTTTTACGTTTATCTGCCATTCGACCGAAAGCCCGCTACAGTCGGGAATGGCAGCATGCTCGCGTTCACAGCACCATCTTTAGATGCGGTAAATCGAGCCTATGCCGCAGGGCTTTTGGCTGGAGGAACAGACGAAGGCATTCCAGGAACTCGCCCACAATACGGTATCGGCTACTATGGCGCGTACCTCCGTGATCCTGACGGAAACAAAGTCCACATCGCTTTTCGGGGCGACCTGCAGCCATCTAGCTGA